One window of Sphingomonas sp. IW22 genomic DNA carries:
- a CDS encoding PilZ domain-containing protein: MDRYQPDPNEEDAYAAKRAAARDSLLLAAALRINGVEHNVRVRNLSAGGLMAEYPGQVELGQPLSIDVRGIGWVEGRVAWATDGRVGIAFSAPVDPKLARKPVAAKKTSDNKGWLHVYPAATPPVVKR; this comes from the coding sequence ATGGACCGTTATCAACCCGATCCCAACGAAGAGGACGCTTACGCGGCCAAGCGTGCTGCGGCGCGTGACAGTTTGTTGCTGGCTGCGGCACTGCGGATCAACGGCGTCGAACATAATGTCCGCGTCCGCAATCTGTCGGCGGGCGGGCTGATGGCCGAATATCCGGGTCAGGTCGAACTGGGGCAGCCGCTTAGCATCGACGTGCGCGGCATCGGCTGGGTCGAGGGGCGCGTCGCGTGGGCCACCGATGGCCGCGTCGGCATCGCCTTCTCGGCTCCGGTCGATCCCAAGCTGGCGCGCAAGCCCGTGGCCGCGAAAAAGACCAGCGACAACAAGGGCTGGCTGCATGTCTATCCGGCGGCAACGCCGCCCGTCGTCAAACGCTGA
- the surE gene encoding 5'/3'-nucleotidase SurE: MRILVTNDDGYHAPGLKVLEDIAAQFSDDVWVVAPTEEQSGAGHSLTLTRPLRIRCFAERRFAVSGTPTDAVMMALAKIMADGPPDLILSGVNRGANLAEDVTYSGTVSAAMEGALAGVRSIAFSQVYAREGMGDTVPFDAAAHWGARVLAPLVDMPWAPRTLVNVNFPALPADQVKGVRVVGQGLRDYGRLQIVSNRDPRGYEYHWFALGPTVETPAHSTDLEAVQDGFIAVTPLHLDLTHRESMDRLTAAYRD; encoded by the coding sequence ATGCGTATTCTGGTCACCAACGACGACGGCTATCATGCGCCGGGGTTGAAGGTGCTGGAGGACATTGCCGCGCAGTTTTCCGACGACGTCTGGGTGGTCGCGCCGACCGAGGAACAGTCGGGCGCGGGCCATTCTCTGACGCTGACCCGCCCGCTTCGAATCCGCTGCTTCGCCGAGCGGCGCTTTGCGGTGTCGGGCACGCCAACCGATGCGGTGATGATGGCGCTGGCCAAGATCATGGCCGACGGTCCGCCCGACCTGATTCTGTCGGGCGTCAATCGCGGTGCCAATCTGGCGGAAGACGTCACCTATTCAGGCACGGTGTCCGCCGCGATGGAGGGGGCGCTGGCGGGCGTGCGATCCATCGCGTTCAGCCAGGTCTATGCGCGTGAGGGGATGGGCGACACCGTTCCCTTCGACGCAGCCGCGCATTGGGGTGCGCGGGTGCTGGCGCCGCTGGTCGACATGCCCTGGGCGCCGCGCACGCTGGTCAACGTCAACTTCCCCGCCCTGCCCGCCGATCAGGTGAAGGGCGTGCGTGTGGTGGGACAGGGGCTGCGCGATTATGGCCGGTTGCAGATCGTGTCGAACCGCGACCCGCGCGGATATGAATATCACTGGTTTGCGCTTGGCCCCACGGTCGAAACGCCCGCCCATTCGACCGATCTGGAAGCGGTGCAGGACGGTTTCATCGCGGTGACGCCGCTGCATCTGGACCTGACGCATCGCGAGTCGATGGACCGGCTGACCGCGGCCTATCGCGACTGA
- a CDS encoding TrkA family potassium uptake protein — MIRRGAPGTLTRRSQLPIWLSIGWRVTAVLALLGIAIGVHWFDRAGLRDNFDGQVSFVDVVYFTFISITTTGYGDIAPVTERARLFDALIVTPIRIFVVLLFIGTTYDFVLKRTWEKWRMARIQRELTGHIVVAGFGKTGSEAVDELVARGRDPTAIVVIDGDNDRLSEAEKLGCAVLLGDATRDQTLMDVRVASACSLIVAAGRDDTSILITLTARHLAPDLPISVIVKAEDNELPARAAGATTVINPVSFAGLLLASSCSGSHVADYMMDLASYDGRVQLAERRPAAHEIGQPLTNLQTGLGVRLYRDGRPFGFFDPEARSIREGDVIVEIVARRAGG, encoded by the coding sequence ATGATCCGGCGTGGTGCCCCGGGCACGCTGACCCGGCGTTCGCAACTGCCGATCTGGCTGTCGATCGGCTGGCGGGTAACCGCCGTGCTGGCGCTGCTGGGCATTGCCATCGGTGTCCACTGGTTCGACCGGGCGGGGCTGCGCGACAATTTCGACGGGCAGGTCAGCTTCGTCGATGTCGTCTATTTCACCTTCATCTCGATCACCACAACGGGCTATGGCGACATCGCGCCCGTGACCGAACGCGCGCGGTTGTTCGACGCGCTGATCGTCACGCCGATCCGCATTTTCGTGGTGCTGCTGTTCATCGGCACCACTTATGATTTCGTTCTGAAGCGCACATGGGAGAAGTGGCGCATGGCACGCATCCAGCGTGAGCTGACCGGCCACATCGTCGTCGCCGGCTTCGGCAAGACCGGGTCGGAGGCCGTCGACGAACTGGTCGCGCGCGGGCGGGACCCGACCGCGATCGTCGTGATCGACGGCGACAATGACCGGTTGAGCGAAGCGGAAAAGCTGGGCTGCGCGGTGCTGCTGGGCGACGCCACGCGTGACCAGACGCTGATGGACGTGCGCGTCGCCAGCGCCTGTTCGCTGATCGTCGCGGCGGGGCGCGACGACACCTCGATCCTGATCACGCTGACCGCGCGCCATCTGGCCCCCGATCTGCCGATCAGCGTGATCGTCAAGGCAGAGGACAACGAACTGCCCGCCCGCGCCGCGGGTGCCACGACGGTCATCAACCCGGTCAGCTTTGCCGGGCTGCTGCTGGCCAGTTCGTGCAGCGGCAGCCATGTCGCCGATTACATGATGGACCTGGCCAGCTATGACGGGCGCGTCCAGCTGGCCGAACGGCGCCCCGCCGCGCATGAAATCGGACAGCCGCTGACCAATCTTCAGACCGGCCTTGGCGTGCGGCTGTATCGCGACGGGCGGCCGTTCGGCTTTTTCGATCCCGAAGCGCGTTCGATCCGCGAAGGCGACGTCATCGTCGAAATCGTCGCGCGGCGTGCGGGCGGCTGA
- a CDS encoding peptidoglycan DD-metalloendopeptidase family protein, which yields MARTAGAIGFPMLLAGCLVPEGRSPPTVARPQPATPRPEPARRQPGEQVRALPAPPPAWEARPVQADARTIAPSTYVVQRGDSLRRIADRTGAASEAIARANGLSPPFTIYPGQRLSVPGGRWHLVRAGQTGIAIARAYGVEWSRIVDANRLEEPYILRTGQRVLIPVDSIPRSAAERAAAFSLDIDDLVTGSQPAIAENAAPARPVATARRVLPSTAAVGEPTRVTSGFAWPVGGGRVVRRFGPGASGERNDGIKIAVPLETPVTAAADGVVAYAGSDIPSLGGLVILKHGGRLASVYGHAGQLLVQRGQSVKRGQTIALSGDTGAANQPELHFEIRDGRTPVDPVSRLPRR from the coding sequence ATGGCACGAACGGCGGGAGCGATCGGTTTCCCGATGCTGCTGGCCGGCTGCCTGGTGCCGGAGGGGCGCTCTCCGCCGACGGTCGCTCGACCGCAACCGGCCACGCCCCGGCCCGAACCCGCGCGGCGGCAGCCCGGCGAACAGGTCCGCGCCCTGCCCGCCCCGCCGCCCGCCTGGGAAGCGCGCCCGGTTCAGGCCGATGCCCGCACCATCGCGCCCAGCACCTATGTCGTCCAGCGCGGCGACAGCCTGCGCCGCATCGCGGACCGGACGGGCGCCGCATCCGAAGCGATTGCGCGGGCAAACGGGCTGTCCCCGCCCTTCACCATCTATCCGGGGCAAAGGCTGTCGGTTCCCGGCGGGCGCTGGCATCTGGTCCGCGCGGGACAGACGGGCATCGCCATCGCGCGCGCTTATGGCGTCGAATGGTCACGGATCGTCGATGCCAACAGGCTGGAGGAGCCTTATATCCTCCGCACCGGGCAACGTGTTCTGATCCCGGTCGATTCGATCCCGCGCAGCGCGGCCGAACGCGCCGCCGCCTTCAGTCTGGACATTGACGATCTGGTGACCGGCAGCCAGCCCGCAATTGCCGAAAACGCCGCACCCGCGCGCCCGGTCGCCACCGCGCGCCGCGTGCTGCCCTCTACCGCAGCCGTTGGGGAGCCGACGCGCGTGACCAGCGGGTTTGCTTGGCCGGTTGGGGGCGGCCGGGTCGTCCGCCGCTTCGGCCCCGGCGCCAGCGGTGAGCGCAATGACGGGATCAAGATCGCCGTGCCGCTAGAAACCCCCGTCACCGCCGCCGCCGACGGCGTGGTGGCCTATGCCGGCAGCGACATTCCGTCGCTGGGCGGACTGGTCATCCTGAAACATGGCGGTCGGCTGGCATCGGTTTACGGCCATGCCGGCCAGTTGCTGGTCCAGCGCGGCCAGTCGGTGAAGCGCGGGCAGACTATCGCGCTGTCGGGCGACACCGGCGCCGCCAACCAGCCGGAGCTCCATTTTGAGATTCGCGACGGGCGAACCCCCGTCGATCCCGTCAGCCGGTTGCCGCGCCGATGA
- a CDS encoding DUF2254 domain-containing protein yields the protein MMSRTAWLWRLLSRRLWFRAAAYSLAAVVLALLAPMIAPFIPYELSASIGGPAVDNILSIIASSMLAVTTFSLTAMVSAYSAATSNVTPRAVRLLSEDSASQNALSTFLGGFLFAIVGIVALSTGFYGEQGRVLLFGGTVAVILMIVITLLRWISYLSQLGRVHDTIRRVECAAIAAVESIAHRPRPAARAMPDIPPGARPLRCDKIGYVTHIDASALRECSEDCGGRIFLAVLPGMFVDPDRVLAWIDSDNDEADGDVIDAISIDRERSFDNDPRFGLIVLSEIASRALSPAVNDPGTAISVLGAQLRVLDKLATLEGDTLYGDDDQVIVPAIAIEDLATDAFRAIARDGASTVEVAVRLQKTLTAWARLVPAFANAARDQSVDALRRAEEALSMEADRHAVRRAASALAGG from the coding sequence ATGATGAGCCGCACGGCATGGCTGTGGCGCCTGTTGAGCCGCCGCCTGTGGTTCCGCGCCGCCGCCTATTCGCTGGCGGCAGTGGTGCTGGCGCTGCTGGCGCCGATGATCGCGCCGTTCATCCCGTATGAACTGAGCGCCAGCATCGGCGGCCCGGCGGTCGACAATATCCTGAGTATCATCGCGTCGAGCATGTTGGCCGTCACCACCTTTTCGCTGACGGCGATGGTGTCCGCCTACAGCGCCGCGACATCCAACGTCACCCCGCGCGCGGTGCGGCTGTTGTCTGAGGACAGCGCGTCGCAAAACGCGCTTTCCACTTTTCTGGGCGGGTTCCTGTTCGCGATTGTCGGCATCGTGGCGCTGTCCACCGGCTTTTACGGCGAACAGGGGCGCGTGCTGCTGTTCGGGGGCACGGTCGCGGTCATTCTGATGATCGTCATCACGCTGCTGCGCTGGATTAGCTATCTGTCGCAACTGGGCCGGGTGCACGACACCATCCGCCGCGTCGAATGCGCCGCCATCGCGGCGGTCGAGTCTATCGCTCACCGCCCGCGCCCCGCCGCCCGCGCGATGCCGGACATTCCGCCCGGCGCCCGGCCATTGCGGTGCGACAAGATCGGCTATGTCACCCATATCGATGCCAGCGCGCTGCGCGAATGCAGCGAGGATTGCGGCGGCCGGATTTTCCTGGCGGTGCTACCAGGCATGTTCGTCGATCCCGACCGGGTGCTGGCATGGATCGACAGCGACAATGACGAAGCCGACGGGGACGTGATCGACGCCATCAGCATCGACCGTGAGCGCAGTTTCGACAACGACCCGCGCTTCGGCCTGATCGTGCTGAGTGAAATCGCGTCGCGCGCGCTGTCGCCGGCGGTGAACGATCCGGGCACCGCGATCTCGGTACTGGGCGCTCAGTTGCGGGTGCTGGACAAGCTGGCCACGCTGGAAGGCGACACCCTGTACGGCGACGACGATCAGGTGATCGTACCCGCCATCGCGATAGAGGACTTAGCGACCGATGCCTTCCGCGCGATTGCGCGTGACGGCGCCAGCACGGTGGAGGTTGCCGTGCGGCTGCAAAAGACGCTGACCGCATGGGCGCGGCTGGTTCCGGCCTTTGCCAATGCCGCCCGCGACCAGAGCGTGGATGCGCTGCGCCGGGCGGAGGAAGCGTTGTCGATGGAAGCGGATCGGCATGCTGTGCGAAGGGCGGCCAGCGCGCTGGCGGGCGGCTGA
- a CDS encoding HPr family phosphocarrier protein, with translation MTAVSRTVRITNRRGLHARASAKFVTLASAQSTEIMVEKDGSRVTGTSIMGLMMLGAAMGDEITISAHGSTAEHAVEALCQLVEERFGED, from the coding sequence ATGACCGCCGTCAGCCGGACGGTCCGCATCACCAACCGCCGCGGCCTGCACGCCCGCGCCAGTGCCAAGTTCGTGACGCTGGCCTCTGCCCAATCGACGGAGATCATGGTCGAAAAGGACGGATCGCGCGTGACCGGCACGTCGATCATGGGCCTGATGATGCTGGGCGCGGCGATGGGCGACGAAATCACCATCAGCGCGCACGGCAGCACCGCCGAACATGCGGTGGAGGCCCTTTGCCAGCTGGTCGAGGAACGCTTCGGCGAGGATTGA
- a CDS encoding DUF1465 family protein — translation MFHEPAARFERRLIDSLYAEALLLADDTRDYFDGSGRAERDSLAPLERVSLSCESLRVTTRLMHIIAWLLTQRAVLAGELAPSDALDGTRRLGESPASDPVALARLPERAKALALASARLHDRVAQLDSAQVSAVPPASPARVMMERLAGAF, via the coding sequence ATGTTCCATGAGCCTGCAGCCCGTTTCGAGCGTCGCCTGATCGACAGCCTTTATGCCGAGGCACTGCTGTTGGCGGACGATACACGCGATTACTTCGACGGGTCGGGACGGGCCGAGCGCGACTCGCTGGCGCCGTTGGAACGCGTTTCGCTGTCGTGCGAGTCGCTGCGGGTCACGACGCGGCTGATGCACATCATCGCCTGGCTACTGACGCAACGGGCGGTACTGGCGGGCGAACTGGCCCCATCTGACGCGTTGGACGGAACAAGGCGGCTGGGCGAATCGCCCGCCAGCGATCCGGTCGCGCTGGCGCGACTTCCCGAACGTGCAAAGGCGTTGGCGCTGGCCAGTGCGCGGTTGCACGACCGGGTGGCCCAGCTCGATTCGGCTCAGGTCAGTGCCGTGCCCCCCGCCAGTCCGGCGCGAGTGATGATGGAGCGGCTGGCCGGCGCCTTCTGA
- a CDS encoding YdcH family protein, with product MDEGELSRRLELLRVEHRDLDDSISALRESGTGDQLQLARLKKRKLRLRDEIARIEDELVPDIIA from the coding sequence ATGGATGAGGGCGAACTGAGCCGCCGACTCGAATTGTTGCGGGTCGAGCATCGCGATCTGGACGATTCGATCTCCGCATTGCGCGAGTCGGGTACGGGCGACCAGCTTCAGCTGGCCCGCTTGAAGAAGCGCAAGCTGCGCCTGCGCGACGAAATCGCCCGGATCGAGGACGAACTGGTACCCGACATCATCGCGTAG
- the dksA gene encoding RNA polymerase-binding protein DksA, translating to MATALDRFEKPGNAEEVPASIGDGTGYRPSPDEPFMNERQQAYFRAKLHAWKDAILKEAQATLGQLQIDSLREADLTDRASSETDWSIELRTRDRQRKLISKIDAALRRLDEGEYGYCEVTGEPISLARLEARPIATMTVEAQERHERNEKVSREE from the coding sequence ATGGCGACTGCGTTGGATCGTTTCGAGAAGCCCGGCAATGCCGAGGAAGTGCCTGCGTCGATTGGTGACGGGACGGGTTATCGCCCCAGTCCGGACGAACCGTTCATGAACGAACGGCAGCAAGCCTATTTCCGGGCCAAGCTGCACGCGTGGAAGGACGCGATCCTGAAGGAGGCTCAGGCGACACTGGGGCAGCTTCAGATCGACTCGCTGCGTGAAGCCGACCTGACCGACCGCGCGTCCAGCGAGACCGACTGGTCGATCGAACTGCGCACCCGCGATCGCCAGCGCAAGCTGATCTCCAAGATCGACGCTGCGCTGCGCCGTCTGGACGAGGGCGAATATGGCTATTGCGAGGTGACGGGCGAACCGATCAGCCTCGCACGCTTGGAGGCCCGACCGATCGCGACCATGACGGTGGAGGCGCAGGAGCGGCACGAGCGCAACGAAAAGGTCTCCCGCGAAGAATAG
- a CDS encoding host attachment family protein, with the protein MQIPHQAFVVVADGRKMLFFRNEGDAEHLNLVVERVREQDNPSDGEQSTDRPGRAFSSVGSGRSAYEETDFHQLEEDRFAAETADLLRKRALRNDFDKLVIVAPPRTLGELRKHYHKEVADRLAGELDKDLTGHPVPEIEKALAAA; encoded by the coding sequence ATGCAGATCCCCCATCAGGCTTTCGTGGTGGTCGCCGACGGGCGCAAGATGCTGTTCTTCCGCAACGAGGGCGATGCCGAGCATCTGAACCTGGTGGTTGAGCGCGTGCGCGAACAGGATAATCCATCGGACGGCGAACAGTCGACGGATCGTCCGGGCCGTGCCTTCTCAAGCGTGGGTTCGGGGCGCAGCGCGTATGAGGAAACCGATTTTCACCAGCTGGAGGAAGATCGCTTCGCGGCGGAAACCGCCGACCTGCTTCGCAAGCGGGCGCTTCGCAACGATTTCGACAAACTGGTTATCGTTGCCCCGCCCCGGACGCTGGGCGAGCTTCGCAAGCATTACCACAAGGAAGTTGCCGACCGGCTGGCGGGTGAACTGGACAAGGACCTGACCGGCCATCCGGTGCCTGAAATCGAAAAGGCGCTGGCCGCCGCCTGA
- the uvrC gene encoding excinuclease ABC subunit UvrC, protein MSARTPDRFNEETATYAVKGADAPDLEAGVAAIRNVVRTLPTRPGVYRMQDARGDVLYVGKAKALKNRVTNYTQVTRLSKRLQRMVAQTRSMTIVTTNSEAEALLLEAQLIKRYRPPYNVLLRDDKSFPFILLRGEHDYPRVQLHRGARRAKGDYFGPFAGAGQVRKTLNALQKLFLLRSCTDGFFNTRDRPCLLYQIKRCSAPCVDRISSADYAELVADAKRFLSGKSTEVQARLGAQMQDAAERMDFEQAAVLRDRLKALTFIQGTQAINAEGVGDADVFAMAEKEGQIGIQAFFIRGGQNWGHRAFFPTHVADVPQDEVFSQFLMQFYEEVPPARNVLVDRDLAEAELLAEAMSERAGYRVALSVPQRSARRRLIEQASRNAVEALDRRLAESTTQARLLREVAELFGLPDSPDRIEVYDNSHIQGTNALGAMVVAGPEGYRKGQYRKFNIKRAETKPGDDFAMMREVLTRRFKRAQDEDPDRDRGDWPDLVLVDGGRGQLNVAMEVLEDLGIEDVCVVGIAKGPHHGREGREVFHLMDGREFQLPVNSPVLFYLQRLRDEVHRFAIGAHREKRAKAMGASPLDEVPGIGPARKKALLMHFGTAKAVRSASLEDLQKAPGVSRAMAQQVYDFYHAR, encoded by the coding sequence ATGTCCGCCCGCACGCCCGACCGTTTCAACGAGGAAACCGCCACTTACGCCGTAAAGGGTGCCGACGCGCCCGACCTTGAGGCGGGGGTGGCGGCGATCCGCAATGTCGTCCGCACATTGCCGACGCGGCCCGGCGTCTATCGCATGCAGGATGCGCGCGGCGACGTGCTGTATGTGGGCAAGGCGAAGGCGCTGAAGAACCGCGTCACCAACTATACTCAGGTCACGCGTCTGTCGAAACGGTTGCAGCGCATGGTCGCGCAGACGCGCAGCATGACCATCGTCACGACGAACAGCGAAGCGGAAGCGCTGCTGCTGGAAGCGCAACTGATCAAGCGCTATCGCCCGCCCTATAACGTGCTGTTGCGTGACGATAAGTCGTTCCCCTTTATCCTGTTGCGCGGTGAGCATGACTATCCGCGCGTCCAGCTTCATCGCGGTGCGCGGCGGGCGAAGGGCGATTATTTCGGCCCGTTCGCGGGCGCGGGACAGGTCCGCAAGACGCTGAACGCGCTGCAAAAGCTGTTTCTGCTGCGATCCTGCACTGACGGGTTTTTCAACACTCGCGACCGACCGTGCCTGCTCTATCAGATCAAGCGATGCTCGGCGCCGTGCGTCGACCGCATCAGTTCGGCGGACTATGCCGAGCTGGTGGCTGACGCCAAACGCTTCCTGTCGGGCAAATCGACCGAGGTGCAGGCGCGGCTGGGCGCACAAATGCAGGACGCGGCGGAGCGGATGGACTTCGAACAGGCGGCAGTGCTACGTGACCGGCTGAAGGCGCTGACCTTCATCCAGGGCACGCAGGCGATCAATGCCGAGGGTGTGGGCGACGCCGACGTGTTTGCGATGGCGGAGAAGGAGGGGCAGATCGGCATCCAGGCCTTCTTCATTCGCGGCGGCCAGAATTGGGGGCATCGCGCCTTTTTCCCGACCCATGTCGCCGACGTGCCGCAGGACGAGGTGTTCAGCCAGTTCCTGATGCAATTTTACGAAGAGGTGCCGCCCGCGCGCAACGTGCTGGTCGACCGCGATCTGGCGGAGGCCGAATTGCTGGCGGAGGCGATGAGCGAGCGGGCCGGATACCGCGTCGCGCTGTCGGTGCCACAGCGTTCGGCGCGGCGGCGGCTGATCGAACAGGCCAGCCGCAATGCCGTGGAGGCGCTCGACCGGCGGCTGGCTGAATCAACGACGCAGGCGCGACTGTTGCGCGAAGTGGCGGAGCTGTTCGGCCTGCCTGACAGCCCCGACCGGATCGAGGTGTACGACAACAGCCATATCCAGGGCACCAACGCGCTGGGTGCGATGGTCGTCGCCGGGCCTGAGGGGTATCGCAAGGGCCAGTATCGCAAGTTCAACATCAAGCGTGCGGAGACCAAGCCGGGCGACGATTTCGCGATGATGCGCGAAGTGCTGACACGCCGGTTCAAGCGCGCGCAGGACGAAGACCCCGATCGCGATCGCGGCGACTGGCCCGATCTGGTGCTGGTCGATGGCGGGCGCGGGCAGTTGAACGTGGCGATGGAGGTGCTGGAGGATCTGGGCATCGAGGATGTCTGTGTCGTCGGCATCGCCAAGGGGCCGCACCATGGGCGTGAGGGGCGGGAGGTGTTTCACCTGATGGACGGGCGCGAGTTTCAGCTGCCGGTCAATTCGCCAGTGCTGTTCTACCTCCAGCGCCTGCGCGACGAGGTGCACCGCTTTGCCATCGGCGCGCATCGCGAGAAACGGGCGAAGGCGATGGGCGCGTCACCGCTGGACGAAGTGCCCGGTATCGGCCCCGCGCGCAAAAAGGCGCTGCTGATGCATTTCGGCACTGCGAAGGCCGTGCGCTCCGCCAGTCTTGAAGATTTGCAAAAGGCGCCGGGCGTGTCGCGGGCAATGGCGCAGCAGGTCTACGACTTTTACCACGCGCGCTGA
- a CDS encoding PTS sugar transporter subunit IIA, whose product MIGLVLVTHGRLAKEFVVAMEHVVGKQDAIATICIGPEDDMEERRADIARAIAEVDGGRGVIVLTDLFGGTPSNLAISLLETGRVEVIAGINLPMLIRLGGARKTMKVTDAVAAAREAGRKYISVASEVLGEAAA is encoded by the coding sequence ATGATCGGCCTGGTCCTTGTGACCCACGGGCGCCTTGCCAAAGAGTTCGTGGTCGCGATGGAGCACGTCGTCGGCAAACAGGACGCGATTGCCACCATCTGTATCGGCCCTGAGGACGATATGGAGGAACGGCGCGCCGACATCGCCCGCGCGATCGCTGAGGTCGATGGCGGACGTGGCGTGATCGTGCTGACCGACCTGTTCGGCGGCACACCCTCCAATCTGGCGATTTCGCTGCTGGAAACGGGCCGGGTCGAGGTGATCGCCGGCATCAACCTGCCGATGCTGATCCGCCTGGGCGGCGCGCGCAAGACGATGAAGGTGACCGACGCCGTTGCCGCTGCGCGAGAAGCGGGCCGCAAATATATCTCCGTCGCGTCCGAAGTGCTGGGCGAGGCTGCCGCATGA
- a CDS encoding YdcH family protein codes for MQTSHMNALEAKHATLDRRIATETQRPLPDQALLGELKRRKLRVKEEIASI; via the coding sequence ATGCAGACCTCGCACATGAACGCGCTTGAAGCCAAGCACGCCACGCTGGATCGCCGCATCGCGACCGAAACCCAGCGACCGTTGCCCGATCAGGCGTTGTTGGGCGAATTGAAGCGTCGCAAGCTGCGCGTCAAGGAAGAGATTGCGTCGATCTGA
- the serS gene encoding serine--tRNA ligase yields MHDIRLIRENPQSFDAALARRGLSPIAADLVALDERRRAIVTELQVGQARRNEASKAIGAAKGKGDHAAAEALMAEVATLKTRLPELEAEERTLTAELDAQLAAIPNLPAADVPDGADEDDNAEQKAVGEKPAFTFTPRDHADLGPALGLDFEGGAALSGARFTLIRGAAARLHRALGQFMLDTLTRDFAFEEVVPPVLVRDEALFGTGQLPKFAEDLFRTTDGRWLIPTAEVSLTNIVAQAILQPEALPMRLTALTPCFRSEAGAAGRDTRGLIRQHQFDKVEMVSITAPDASDEEHERMTRAAETILERLGLPYRRMKLCTGDMGFSATRTFDLEVWLPGQDRYREISSCSTCGDFQARRMNARFRPEGEKATRFVHTLNGSGLAVGRTLVAVIENYQQADGSVAVPEALRPWLGGVELLEPR; encoded by the coding sequence ATGCACGACATCCGCCTGATCCGCGAAAACCCGCAATCCTTCGACGCCGCGCTGGCACGCCGTGGCCTGTCGCCCATCGCCGCCGATCTGGTGGCGCTGGACGAGCGCCGCCGCGCCATCGTCACCGAGCTTCAGGTGGGACAGGCCCGCCGCAACGAAGCGTCAAAGGCGATTGGCGCAGCCAAGGGCAAGGGCGATCACGCCGCTGCCGAAGCGCTGATGGCGGAAGTCGCGACGCTCAAGACCCGCCTGCCGGAGCTTGAGGCGGAGGAGCGCACGCTCACTGCCGAACTGGACGCACAACTGGCCGCCATTCCCAACCTGCCTGCCGCCGATGTGCCCGACGGCGCGGACGAGGACGACAATGCCGAGCAGAAGGCGGTAGGCGAAAAACCCGCCTTTACCTTTACGCCGCGCGACCACGCCGATCTCGGCCCCGCACTGGGCCTCGATTTCGAAGGGGGCGCGGCGCTGTCGGGCGCGCGCTTCACGCTGATCCGGGGGGCGGCGGCACGGCTGCACCGGGCGCTGGGGCAATTCATGCTCGACACGCTGACGCGCGACTTCGCGTTCGAGGAAGTGGTGCCGCCCGTGCTGGTGCGTGACGAGGCGCTGTTCGGCACCGGCCAGTTGCCGAAATTCGCCGAGGATCTGTTCCGCACCACCGATGGCCGCTGGCTGATCCCGACGGCGGAAGTCAGCCTGACCAACATCGTCGCACAGGCGATCCTGCAGCCTGAGGCGCTGCCGATGCGTCTGACCGCGCTGACGCCGTGCTTTCGCTCGGAAGCGGGCGCGGCGGGGCGTGACACACGCGGCCTGATCCGTCAGCATCAGTTCGACAAGGTGGAGATGGTGTCGATCACCGCCCCCGATGCGTCGGACGAGGAGCATGAACGGATGACGCGCGCGGCGGAAACGATCCTTGAGCGGCTGGGCCTTCCCTATCGCCGGATGAAGCTGTGCACCGGCGACATGGGCTTTTCGGCGACGCGCACCTTTGATCTTGAAGTGTGGCTGCCCGGACAGGATCGCTATCGCGAGATTTCGTCCTGCTCGACCTGCGGCGATTTTCAGGCGCGCCGCATGAACGCGCGCTTCCGGCCTGAGGGCGAAAAGGCGACGCGCTTTGTCCATACCCTGAACGGATCGGGCCTTGCGGTCGGGCGCACGCTGGTGGCGGTGATCGAGAATTACCAGCAGGCCGACGGATCGGTGGCCGTGCCCGAGGCGCTGCGGCCCTGGCTGGGCGGCGTCGAGCTGCTGGAGCCGCGCTGA